In Akkermansia muciniphila, one DNA window encodes the following:
- the purN gene encoding phosphoribosylglycinamide formyltransferase has translation MSRLPKLGILGSGSGSNCQSIYDAIQSGSLRAEIAVVMSDNPDAFILERARSWGIPAEVIDCGGFKTKFPEESQASVAARLKEYGVDCVCLAGFMRLVKHPLLKEFPSRILNIHPSLLPAFPGLHAWEQAVNAGVAESGCTVHYVDDGMDTGPILGQARVPVLPGDTPESLHARIQEQEHTLYPAMIARVLKTLA, from the coding sequence ATGTCCAGATTGCCCAAGTTAGGAATACTCGGTTCCGGTTCCGGTTCCAATTGCCAGTCCATTTATGATGCCATCCAGTCCGGTTCCCTCCGGGCGGAAATCGCCGTGGTGATGTCTGACAATCCGGACGCCTTCATTCTGGAACGCGCCCGCTCCTGGGGCATCCCGGCGGAGGTGATCGATTGCGGAGGGTTTAAGACCAAATTCCCGGAGGAATCCCAGGCATCCGTTGCCGCGCGCCTGAAGGAATACGGCGTGGATTGCGTTTGCCTGGCCGGATTCATGCGCCTGGTGAAACATCCTCTGCTGAAGGAATTTCCTTCCCGTATCCTGAACATCCATCCTTCCCTTCTTCCTGCTTTTCCGGGGCTTCATGCCTGGGAGCAGGCCGTGAACGCCGGGGTGGCGGAGAGCGGCTGCACCGTCCATTATGTGGATGACGGAATGGATACCGGTCCCATCCTGGGCCAGGCCCGCGTGCCCGTGCTGCCGGGGGATACGCCGGAAAGCCTTCACGCCCGCATTCAGGAGCAGGAGCACACCCTTTATCCCGCCATGATCGCCCGCGTTTTGAAGACGCTGGCATGA
- a CDS encoding FKBP-type peptidyl-prolyl cis-trans isomerase N-terminal domain-containing protein — MKMNPSIALFAVSALLAGAAGAQEKAAEVPAADQPKQEKEITVSPEQMKKDLGYFLGFQSGQQLGSIPTLTFDDLDQESFLQGIKDGMVRKPAKDQEQLKPALDAFQKQIDERISAKAKANLEASKKFMEENGKKEGVTTTKSGLQYKIVNKGGEEKFDEKKFKNPMFKVKYKGTLLDGTVFDDTKGKSVELPLQVIPGFAEALTTMPVGSKWIVYIPSELAYGENTPGAPIEPNSPLIFDLELDGISEAPAPQGGPMSISPEQLQEMLKQSGAQQQ; from the coding sequence ATGAAGATGAACCCTTCCATCGCCCTGTTTGCCGTTTCCGCCCTTTTGGCGGGTGCGGCGGGCGCGCAAGAAAAGGCTGCCGAAGTTCCGGCGGCCGACCAACCCAAACAAGAGAAAGAAATTACTGTGTCTCCCGAACAGATGAAAAAGGACCTGGGCTATTTTCTGGGTTTCCAGAGCGGTCAGCAGCTTGGTTCCATTCCTACCCTGACCTTTGACGACCTGGACCAGGAATCCTTCCTGCAGGGCATCAAGGACGGCATGGTCCGCAAGCCCGCCAAGGACCAGGAACAGCTGAAGCCCGCCCTGGATGCGTTCCAGAAGCAGATAGATGAACGCATTTCCGCCAAGGCCAAGGCCAATTTGGAGGCCAGCAAGAAGTTCATGGAGGAAAACGGCAAAAAGGAAGGCGTTACTACGACGAAGTCCGGCCTCCAGTACAAGATTGTGAACAAGGGCGGCGAAGAAAAATTTGATGAAAAGAAGTTCAAGAACCCCATGTTCAAGGTGAAGTACAAGGGCACGCTGCTGGACGGCACCGTGTTTGACGACACCAAAGGCAAATCCGTGGAACTTCCCCTCCAGGTCATCCCCGGCTTTGCCGAAGCGCTGACGACGATGCCCGTCGGCTCCAAATGGATTGTTTACATTCCTTCCGAGCTGGCTTACGGGGAAAACACTCCCGGCGCTCCGATTGAACCCAATTCACCGCTCATCTTTGATCTGGAACTGGACGGCATTTCGGAAGCTCCTGCCCCCCAGGGCGGCCCCATGAGCATTTCTCCGGAACAGCTTCAGGAGATGCTTAAGCAAAGCGGCGCCCAGCAGCAGTAA
- a CDS encoding autotransporter-associated beta strand repeat-containing protein, with the protein MRLHLPPSLRSALLASLVSFSGIYSYSHAATSADFWQIPDFGGPDFTWTGDGEGDAVGTADNWEGDAAPSRVDNKGPHLIFNGVEVTVTGNPPNTSDGGGISVTGNGSVSAGLGQWGGNVYVEKGSTLTTSFSNQIKNTEAEGHANIYVDGALNMTTPGGNLNFDHGSGAGNHYWHIGLDGMVNLSNTTTITKNSKTWNVEVVVASAMEELSVTNREMVDDALITRYFMSTGADLGASLDSLRIWKQTGDDSYEALTRADSAGQLGADNFLLVSNGSGMSVQYKGEGYNAETLVWNSNGTWSNTGTGWYKQGDGNKTDTSFLNGDAVIFTAAEGSKTVNFSGGINVSSMTFEADYTLLPGEGASLSARETVLSNGSSLTLGDGDHRFSGFESLVTGGENSSLTVYMKTDASSAGSVNLLEGSALQNLYVDGALRLRASAQSGTWMLGGASLHMMAGSTMVFNSDAGTSIGAGQTVIAEGSLNVYAQNVSDSNTYLWNLKGGESVSNGDTLTFNGSSNPTVAGNISYAGNIVTSSQTGSSMTFTGDIRAESFKVAHYYGRIHMAGNELAVNKLWVGAGGGYDNSLYGALDLDSGNVTTAGQVRLAELGHGVLNVNQGSSLTVSGSNDTHSTSASFLLAHWAYSGELNLRGGSLTALSTSMRLSWDGTGTFNASSGTADLLGMSFWASGNGSFRGSFLLGGATSGDARVNIGSSGITDVAGAAVIKLGEGTLGALSNWSIGYNPNFTPSYVELLGTVNGTILDTLDANDHVTGRTVTFSNGLTGNGSLVKVGDGVLVLNGTAQAPVPAEGETAAVPGFTGTVELREGGLTVKDSSVIGQGSLLIGGGLTVNVTSADGYVLNAGSTLGSTGIAGGTATLSAGLTLNGGALSFSSLDSETAALTANSISGSEATEVRLGVSSLETGISYALLSGAGLTESSFFTLGGAVAELYNGTFSVSNGTLYVNLSDKEGLLRWKSGTWNTESSNTSWSLDGTPSAYTDGETVYFSNGDGVDKNVTIAGNVAPGRINVSGTDFIFTGDGSITGDTTLNLLDGASLTMNNANSYTGDTVLGDGSKLVVGNAGALGSSTVLLQGDSVLELTTGTWNGLGTRLNSNSSGTLKLSGNASGTTTAALTGVRYELGANTTLTLSAGTYGNTITGAGTLISAVGTNVLNGNVDITGEYRVLATNGTACAWTLGSGASVTAGSFIGRYEYNGTTTLNISGDAVMNITGTLRIARDGRGVMNIGSGGMVLARTLDLGQNWDGVSAKGATINLNGGSLFLGSGGMTASGNTNTIALNMNSGTLGTTAAEGWSSAYNMTLAGNVTVDTRQYDADTKSYHDQASTGITLGGVLSGAGGLTKTGSGTLTLSGQNTYTGLTNVQAGTLAFTNTNAMTLSSISMGAGARMTTASALTLNSGAALTFDMTGVAANEPVINITAGTLALADSSCALTINNYGELEASNYVLAQWAAAGSLTTDSFTWTPDITREGFEYSVVVENNQLVLKVADVSGDNGFVWDGGTDRKWINTSVDGWTTRQAGVDTLDNQEIYFSSSEAGEVKVSGTVTPKSVVFNSGSYTLVSDPDNAGSIADSTAPTTLTVNGTAEVALNLANTYTGGTILNGGILTIGADGALGTEGDITFNGGTLAYADSSAGADATGDDISGRVNVGDGGSLNVSVLGAADTVSWAGLTADVMGAGTTLTKTGAGTLALGYAGNTLAHLTVEEGTLAFTGGATIGVNPNNATIVRVSEGASLALSGGTVNLHAQLNGAGTVTIGTADTAGLVNISNTGNTGFTGRLELVGNGVNMSTNANWVAFGAGNTLGGGTVFIDGKGFHFSAGATAANFEIGATHGAMQNGSSGATYTFSGSLSGSGTWAMAANVRMNNVLTGSLKDFSGTLVTNETSVHNNRQAWNFGSGGACATGEGNAVFGDGAILGGNTGSANTGLAAQYNVNYNNTELVLNALVQGNSSLTHAGAGTLILDQANTAAGALGITNAGAVVQLGTEDKAGQWAGTVLNGAGTLKIVNGALTSSMTRAEGATAAIVVDSASSINLGDTDGGMLKGITLAAGGSLANVSGDIIVGEGATETLNLTLGADNVNQDAAGTAIIDQGDGRLVINNPATVNLDIDAIVNTLVAHKEAGAESWLTLTTGTLECENLGDIQFSRILSNYGIRVTGTDGGSLVLSGQVSGLYMVNDSSASDPDTVTSYGTLGMYSGVVISQDKTLAVQLSGAPGDSDGDGAVINNLLGATGSTLKVENTSADRGNAVVILNNERLETGLPAPDDYSGADSIMGGNIVGENGVTFIKQNTGKLTVNGSFVTDTLRVEGGSLALNGEGSNFNHVELAGIAEGVVLDINRNTVMGDLTDSGEGAVLNIGSGASLSVNGASSLSSSTIQGSGTLTLHDALELSGTASLQGGILLDLAKDGGSQGILDLGSTSGSTVSGIGGEGTLKSAGGVLAVNTGNSGSGSVFSGTLEGRGQLNISGNAGQTFENVMTAAGSSWAVNNTGLLNIRMGGTMDDPKSNTALTLSSLTLVDGSSTNLAFNTDYAGPIISVTGNISISQGAEITLSSTGGNELTLDADGSYTLMHADGAIDLGGSDRLAILLDPSSSAFKKFENDAYLVMENGNLVLMATASRDNKYARLADTFNSGAGAELLWNLPGDLAADSILKKVDDAVGALTSSNPSEAKRAMAAVAGSTVNALGTAQRDALRDQMGWIRNRTTLMGVNPAYVNDDLPRFHMWMEGTGSYAQLDTRGDESGYRLTTWGGTVGMDADLSDRVTVGAAFTASYGDLTASAADSADGHLDSYYASLFGRYQNKRWAHTLILTGGWNDATLNRTVNYGEGSYSTQGSTGGWGLGAMYELTYDIYLDENRSSVLQPLFNASVVTTRMDGYEETGAGNAGLNVGRQDWTTGTVALGGRWMGLVGSNIFGREALGEIRVNAAQDLGDRRGETNVTLLGNPGFTQSVRGAKAGTTALQLGAGLSVPVGTKGTVFVNGNADIRDGSSSVNGSVGYRYDF; encoded by the coding sequence ATGAGACTTCATCTTCCTCCGTCTTTGCGTTCCGCCCTTCTCGCTTCCCTGGTTTCCTTCTCCGGCATTTACTCTTATTCCCATGCCGCAACCTCGGCGGATTTCTGGCAGATTCCCGATTTTGGCGGTCCTGATTTTACATGGACGGGGGATGGGGAAGGCGACGCCGTAGGAACGGCAGACAATTGGGAGGGAGATGCAGCTCCCTCCCGCGTGGACAATAAGGGGCCGCACTTGATTTTTAACGGCGTTGAGGTGACGGTGACGGGGAACCCTCCCAATACCTCGGACGGCGGCGGTATTTCCGTAACGGGGAACGGCAGTGTATCCGCGGGGCTGGGACAATGGGGCGGCAATGTTTACGTGGAGAAGGGCTCTACCCTTACCACCTCCTTCAGCAACCAGATCAAGAATACGGAAGCGGAAGGCCATGCCAATATTTATGTGGACGGCGCTCTGAACATGACGACTCCGGGGGGGAACCTCAATTTTGACCATGGCTCCGGTGCCGGCAATCATTACTGGCACATCGGGCTTGACGGAATGGTCAACCTGTCAAACACCACCACCATTACCAAGAACTCCAAAACCTGGAATGTGGAGGTAGTGGTTGCAAGCGCTATGGAAGAGCTTTCAGTCACCAATCGCGAGATGGTTGACGATGCCCTGATAACACGCTATTTCATGTCTACAGGGGCCGATTTAGGGGCATCCCTGGATTCCCTGCGTATTTGGAAGCAAACCGGGGACGACTCTTATGAGGCATTGACGAGAGCCGATTCCGCCGGTCAGCTGGGAGCGGACAATTTCCTGCTTGTTTCCAACGGTTCCGGCATGTCCGTGCAGTACAAGGGGGAAGGGTATAATGCAGAGACGCTGGTCTGGAATTCCAACGGCACATGGAGCAATACGGGAACGGGCTGGTACAAGCAGGGTGACGGAAACAAAACGGATACTTCCTTCCTGAATGGGGATGCCGTTATTTTCACGGCGGCGGAAGGTTCCAAAACAGTCAATTTTTCCGGAGGAATCAATGTTTCCTCCATGACGTTTGAGGCGGATTATACGCTCCTTCCCGGAGAAGGAGCCTCTCTTTCCGCCCGGGAAACGGTTTTAAGCAACGGCTCGTCCCTGACGTTGGGTGATGGGGATCACCGTTTTTCCGGATTTGAAAGTCTGGTGACGGGTGGGGAAAATTCTTCCCTCACGGTTTATATGAAAACGGATGCTTCTTCTGCGGGAAGCGTCAATTTGCTGGAGGGCTCGGCTCTTCAGAATCTTTACGTTGATGGTGCCTTGAGGCTGAGAGCTTCTGCCCAGTCAGGGACATGGATGCTTGGCGGAGCCAGCCTGCATATGATGGCGGGTTCTACCATGGTGTTCAATTCCGATGCGGGGACATCCATTGGAGCGGGGCAAACAGTAATCGCGGAGGGCAGTCTGAATGTTTATGCGCAGAATGTTTCCGACAGCAACACGTATCTTTGGAACCTGAAGGGCGGCGAGAGTGTCTCGAATGGAGATACGCTGACCTTTAACGGATCCAGCAATCCGACCGTGGCCGGCAATATCTCGTACGCCGGCAATATCGTAACCAGCTCCCAGACCGGCTCTTCCATGACGTTTACGGGAGATATCCGGGCGGAATCGTTCAAGGTCGCCCATTATTACGGCAGGATTCATATGGCTGGTAATGAATTGGCGGTCAACAAGCTGTGGGTTGGGGCCGGCGGCGGATACGACAATTCCCTTTATGGGGCCCTTGATCTTGATTCCGGCAATGTGACTACGGCAGGCCAGGTCCGGCTTGCCGAGCTGGGACATGGAGTGCTTAATGTGAACCAGGGTTCCTCACTGACTGTCTCCGGCAGCAATGATACCCATAGCACAAGCGCCAGCTTCCTGCTGGCCCACTGGGCTTATTCAGGGGAACTTAATTTGAGGGGCGGTTCCCTGACTGCATTGTCAACCTCGATGCGCCTGTCCTGGGATGGCACGGGCACGTTCAATGCCTCTTCCGGAACGGCGGATTTGCTGGGAATGAGTTTCTGGGCTTCCGGAAACGGTTCATTCCGGGGCAGTTTCCTGTTGGGCGGCGCGACATCCGGGGATGCCAGGGTGAACATAGGCTCTTCGGGCATCACCGATGTGGCGGGGGCAGCCGTTATCAAACTGGGGGAAGGCACTCTGGGAGCCCTGTCCAACTGGAGTATAGGCTATAATCCGAATTTCACGCCTTCTTATGTAGAACTTCTGGGCACGGTGAACGGGACTATCCTCGATACGCTGGATGCCAATGACCATGTCACGGGGCGTACTGTTACCTTCTCCAACGGGCTGACGGGAAACGGCAGTCTGGTGAAGGTTGGCGACGGGGTTCTGGTTCTTAACGGAACGGCCCAGGCCCCGGTCCCTGCCGAAGGAGAAACGGCAGCCGTTCCCGGCTTTACCGGAACGGTGGAATTGAGGGAAGGCGGTTTGACGGTGAAGGATTCCAGCGTTATCGGGCAGGGTTCCTTGCTGATCGGAGGCGGCCTTACCGTGAACGTTACGTCCGCGGACGGGTATGTGCTGAATGCCGGATCTACGCTGGGATCCACGGGAATTGCCGGAGGAACAGCTACTTTATCCGCCGGGTTGACGTTGAACGGAGGCGCTTTGAGCTTCAGTTCTCTTGATTCGGAAACGGCGGCTCTGACCGCTAACTCCATCAGCGGCAGTGAGGCTACGGAAGTACGGCTGGGGGTGTCTTCTCTGGAAACGGGGATTAGTTACGCATTGCTTTCCGGAGCGGGGTTGACGGAAAGTTCTTTCTTTACTTTGGGCGGAGCCGTTGCGGAGCTGTACAATGGAACGTTTTCCGTCAGCAACGGCACTCTTTACGTCAATTTGAGCGACAAGGAAGGTTTGTTGAGATGGAAGAGCGGCACCTGGAATACGGAAAGCTCGAATACCTCCTGGAGCCTTGACGGAACTCCGTCAGCTTATACTGATGGGGAAACGGTATATTTCTCCAATGGCGATGGAGTGGATAAAAATGTGACGATTGCGGGGAATGTCGCTCCAGGCAGAATTAACGTTTCCGGTACGGATTTCATTTTTACGGGTGACGGCTCCATTACCGGAGATACGACGCTGAACCTGCTGGACGGAGCTTCCCTGACCATGAACAACGCCAATTCCTATACCGGGGATACCGTTCTTGGCGATGGCAGTAAACTCGTTGTCGGCAATGCCGGCGCGCTGGGCTCCAGCACGGTCCTGTTGCAGGGGGATTCCGTTCTGGAACTGACCACGGGCACGTGGAACGGGCTGGGAACACGTTTGAACTCCAATTCCTCTGGCACGCTGAAATTGAGCGGGAACGCCTCCGGAACGACAACGGCCGCCCTGACTGGAGTCAGATATGAGCTGGGAGCCAATACCACGCTGACTCTTTCCGCCGGAACCTATGGAAATACGATTACCGGGGCCGGCACGCTGATCTCCGCGGTAGGAACGAATGTCCTTAATGGAAATGTTGATATTACAGGAGAATACAGGGTGTTGGCAACCAACGGCACGGCATGCGCCTGGACGCTGGGTTCCGGCGCTTCCGTGACGGCGGGGAGCTTTATCGGCCGCTACGAGTACAATGGAACGACTACGCTCAATATCAGCGGGGATGCCGTGATGAATATTACCGGCACCTTGAGGATTGCCCGTGACGGGAGAGGCGTCATGAATATTGGTTCAGGCGGCATGGTGCTGGCCCGGACACTGGATTTGGGACAGAACTGGGACGGAGTAAGCGCCAAGGGCGCCACCATTAATCTGAATGGCGGTTCCCTGTTCCTCGGTTCAGGCGGCATGACGGCGTCCGGAAATACCAATACGATTGCCCTGAACATGAATTCCGGGACGCTGGGCACGACGGCGGCGGAAGGCTGGTCTTCCGCCTATAACATGACCCTTGCTGGAAATGTGACGGTTGATACCCGCCAGTATGATGCGGACACCAAGTCTTACCATGACCAGGCTTCCACCGGCATCACCCTCGGAGGCGTTCTTTCCGGAGCGGGCGGCCTGACGAAAACCGGCTCCGGAACCTTGACCCTTTCCGGGCAGAATACTTATACGGGACTGACTAATGTCCAGGCAGGAACGCTGGCGTTTACAAATACGAACGCCATGACCCTGAGCAGCATTTCCATGGGTGCGGGGGCCAGGATGACGACGGCTTCCGCCCTGACGCTGAATAGCGGTGCGGCCCTCACCTTTGACATGACGGGCGTGGCGGCGAATGAGCCTGTCATTAATATCACGGCCGGGACCCTGGCTCTTGCGGATTCATCCTGTGCGCTGACGATTAACAATTATGGAGAATTGGAGGCGTCTAATTATGTCTTGGCCCAGTGGGCTGCGGCCGGAAGCCTGACGACGGATTCCTTCACATGGACGCCCGACATCACCAGGGAAGGATTCGAATATTCCGTGGTGGTGGAAAACAACCAGCTTGTGCTGAAGGTTGCAGACGTCAGCGGAGACAACGGTTTTGTATGGGACGGAGGAACGGACCGGAAGTGGATCAACACCAGCGTTGACGGCTGGACGACGAGGCAGGCGGGAGTGGATACGCTGGATAATCAGGAAATTTACTTCTCTTCCTCGGAAGCGGGTGAAGTCAAGGTTTCCGGTACTGTAACTCCCAAGAGCGTCGTTTTCAACAGCGGCTCTTACACGCTGGTCAGCGATCCTGACAACGCGGGTTCTATCGCGGATTCCACAGCTCCCACCACGCTTACCGTGAACGGTACGGCCGAGGTTGCCTTAAACCTGGCCAACACCTATACCGGAGGAACGATACTTAATGGCGGCATTCTTACCATTGGAGCTGACGGAGCGCTGGGAACGGAAGGGGATATTACATTCAACGGAGGGACACTGGCCTATGCGGATTCCTCTGCCGGTGCGGATGCGACAGGTGATGACATTTCCGGTCGTGTCAACGTGGGAGACGGAGGTTCCCTGAACGTTTCCGTGCTTGGCGCGGCGGATACCGTTTCCTGGGCCGGACTGACAGCCGACGTCATGGGGGCAGGCACTACCCTGACCAAAACGGGAGCGGGCACTCTGGCCCTTGGATATGCAGGAAATACCCTGGCCCACCTTACTGTGGAAGAGGGCACGCTCGCTTTCACGGGCGGCGCGACCATCGGCGTAAATCCGAACAATGCTACTATTGTCCGCGTCAGTGAAGGCGCTTCCCTTGCCCTCTCCGGCGGAACCGTCAACCTGCATGCCCAGCTCAATGGGGCTGGCACCGTCACGATCGGGACGGCGGATACTGCAGGTCTGGTTAATATCTCCAATACGGGCAATACCGGCTTCACTGGCCGCCTGGAACTGGTCGGCAACGGGGTGAATATGAGCACCAATGCCAACTGGGTAGCCTTTGGGGCAGGAAATACGCTGGGAGGCGGCACCGTTTTCATTGACGGCAAGGGCTTCCATTTTTCCGCGGGCGCGACGGCAGCCAATTTTGAAATCGGCGCAACCCACGGCGCGATGCAGAACGGCTCTTCCGGCGCCACATATACTTTCTCCGGAAGCCTTTCCGGTTCGGGCACGTGGGCTATGGCTGCGAACGTGCGGATGAACAATGTCCTCACGGGATCCCTCAAGGACTTCTCGGGAACCCTGGTCACCAATGAGACTTCCGTCCACAACAATCGCCAGGCCTGGAACTTCGGTTCCGGCGGGGCTTGCGCCACAGGAGAGGGGAATGCCGTTTTTGGAGACGGCGCCATTCTGGGAGGCAACACGGGCTCCGCGAATACCGGGCTGGCCGCACAATACAACGTCAATTACAACAATACGGAACTGGTGCTGAACGCGCTGGTTCAGGGCAACTCCAGCCTGACGCACGCAGGCGCGGGCACTCTGATCCTGGATCAGGCCAATACCGCTGCGGGAGCGCTCGGCATTACGAATGCCGGAGCCGTTGTTCAGCTTGGCACGGAGGACAAGGCCGGCCAGTGGGCCGGAACCGTGCTGAATGGAGCGGGAACACTGAAAATCGTCAATGGCGCGCTGACTTCCTCCATGACCCGGGCGGAAGGCGCGACGGCAGCCATTGTCGTGGACTCCGCTTCTTCCATCAATCTGGGCGATACCGACGGCGGCATGCTCAAAGGCATTACGCTGGCTGCCGGAGGCAGTCTTGCCAACGTTTCCGGAGATATTATAGTGGGCGAGGGAGCCACGGAAACATTGAATCTTACCCTGGGGGCGGATAACGTCAACCAGGATGCGGCCGGTACGGCCATCATTGACCAGGGAGACGGCAGACTTGTCATTAACAATCCCGCCACGGTCAATCTGGACATTGACGCTATTGTGAACACGCTCGTCGCCCATAAGGAAGCCGGTGCGGAAAGCTGGCTCACCCTGACGACCGGAACGCTGGAATGCGAAAATCTTGGCGATATCCAGTTCAGCAGGATTCTTTCCAATTACGGCATCCGGGTGACGGGCACCGACGGCGGAAGCCTGGTTCTCAGCGGGCAGGTCAGCGGGCTTTATATGGTGAATGATTCCTCCGCTTCCGACCCTGACACCGTCACCAGCTACGGTACGCTGGGGATGTACTCCGGCGTGGTGATTTCCCAGGACAAGACGCTTGCCGTTCAGTTGTCCGGAGCTCCCGGCGATTCCGACGGGGACGGCGCGGTCATCAACAACCTGCTGGGCGCTACGGGAAGCACGCTGAAAGTGGAAAACACCAGTGCGGACAGAGGCAACGCCGTTGTCATCCTCAACAACGAACGCCTGGAAACGGGCTTGCCTGCTCCTGATGATTACTCCGGTGCGGATTCCATCATGGGCGGAAACATCGTCGGGGAAAACGGAGTTACCTTCATCAAGCAAAACACGGGTAAGTTGACAGTCAACGGTTCTTTTGTGACGGACACCCTGCGCGTGGAAGGCGGTTCCCTCGCTCTTAACGGTGAAGGAAGCAACTTTAATCATGTGGAACTTGCCGGCATAGCGGAAGGCGTTGTTCTGGACATCAACCGGAATACCGTCATGGGTGACCTGACGGACAGCGGCGAAGGCGCGGTCCTGAACATCGGCAGCGGAGCCTCCCTTTCCGTCAACGGCGCCAGCAGCCTTTCCTCCAGCACCATCCAGGGCAGCGGAACGCTTACTCTCCACGATGCGCTGGAACTTTCCGGAACGGCTTCCCTCCAGGGCGGCATTCTGCTCGATCTGGCGAAAGATGGTGGCTCCCAGGGAATACTGGACCTTGGTTCGACATCCGGCAGCACCGTTTCCGGAATCGGCGGAGAGGGCACTCTGAAGAGCGCTGGCGGCGTTTTGGCTGTCAATACCGGTAATTCGGGCAGCGGCTCCGTTTTCAGCGGTACTCTGGAAGGACGCGGGCAGCTTAATATTTCCGGCAATGCCGGGCAGACGTTTGAAAACGTCATGACCGCTGCCGGCAGCAGCTGGGCAGTTAACAACACGGGGCTCCTCAATATCCGGATGGGAGGCACGATGGACGACCCGAAATCCAATACGGCGCTGACCCTCAGTAGTTTGACGCTGGTTGACGGTTCCAGTACGAATCTTGCCTTCAACACGGACTACGCCGGCCCCATCATCAGCGTGACCGGAAACATCAGCATCAGCCAGGGCGCGGAAATAACTCTCAGTTCCACTGGCGGGAACGAGCTGACTCTGGACGCAGACGGCAGTTACACGCTCATGCACGCGGACGGAGCCATTGATCTGGGAGGAAGCGACAGACTGGCTATCCTGCTGGATCCCTCCTCCTCCGCGTTCAAGAAATTTGAAAATGATGCGTACCTGGTGATGGAAAACGGCAACCTCGTTCTGATGGCCACGGCTTCCAGGGACAATAAATACGCCCGCCTTGCGGATACGTTTAATTCCGGGGCCGGGGCGGAACTGCTCTGGAACCTGCCTGGCGATCTCGCTGCGGATTCCATCCTCAAGAAGGTGGATGACGCCGTAGGTGCCCTGACGTCTTCCAACCCCTCGGAAGCAAAGCGCGCCATGGCAGCGGTGGCAGGAAGCACAGTCAACGCGCTGGGTACGGCGCAGCGGGACGCCCTGCGCGACCAGATGGGCTGGATCCGCAACCGGACCACCCTCATGGGCGTCAACCCCGCCTACGTCAACGACGACCTCCCCCGCTTCCACATGTGGATGGAAGGCACGGGCTCCTACGCCCAGCTCGACACCCGGGGAGATGAAAGCGGCTACCGGCTCACCACCTGGGGAGGTACTGTGGGCATGGACGCGGACCTCAGCGACCGCGTCACCGTGGGAGCGGCCTTCACGGCCAGCTACGGAGACCTGACGGCCAGCGCGGCGGACAGCGCCGACGGCCACCTGGACAGCTACTACGCCAGCCTCTTCGGGCGCTACCAGAACAAACGCTGGGCGCACACGCTCATCCTGACGGGAGGATGGAACGACGCGACACTCAACCGTACGGTCAACTACGGGGAAGGAAGCTACAGCACGCAGGGCAGCACCGGCGGGTGGGGCCTTGGAGCCATGTACGAACTCACCTACGACATCTACCTTGACGAAAACCGCAGCAGCGTGCTGCAGCCGCTGTTCAACGCCTCGGTGGTGACGACGCGGATGGACGGCTATGAAGAAACGGGCGCGGGCAACGCGGGCCTGAACGTCGGCCGGCAGGACTGGACGACGGGAACAGTGGCGCTGGGCGGCCGTTGGATGGGTCTTGTAGGCAGCAACATCTTCGGACGTGAAGCGCTGGGGGAAATCCGGGTCAACGCGGCGCAGGACCTGGGAGACCGGAGGGGAGAAACAAACGTCACCCTGCTGGGCAACCCCGGCTTCACGCAAAGCGTGAGAGGGGCGAAAGCGGGAACGACGGCGCTGCAGCTCGGAGCGGGGCTGAGCGTGCCGGTGGGGACGAAAGGAACCGTCTTCGTCAACGGCAACGCGGACATCCGAGACGGGTCCAGCTCGGTGAACGGAAGCGTCGGCTACCGTTACGACTTCTAA